One window of Populus nigra chromosome 5, ddPopNigr1.1, whole genome shotgun sequence genomic DNA carries:
- the LOC133695218 gene encoding uncharacterized protein LOC133695218 → MQSQCPWTPCKMPTPLSFKPLTFSTFSFSNQLLLHKKSIASISSTSRGIVSYPSLMASSPSVSTTQKDAFSTQNDSTRKTQQPLQVAKRLEKFKTTIFTQMSSLAIKYGAINLGQGFPNFDGPEFVKEAAIQAIKDGKNQYARGYGVPDLNSAIAERFKKDTGLVVDPDKEITVTSGCTEAIAATMLGLINPGDEVIVFAPFYDSYEATLSMAGAKIKGITLCPPAFSVPIDELKSAITKNTRAILINTPHNPTGKMFTREELSTIASLCIENDVLVFTDEVYDKLAFETDHISMASLPGMYERTVTLNSLGKTFSLTGWKIGWAIAPPHLTWGVRQAHSFLTFATSTPMQWAAAVALRAPESYYVELKRDYMAKKEILVEGLKAVGFKVFPSSGTYFVVVDHTPFGLENDIAFCEYLIKEVGVVAIPTSVFYLNPEDGKNLVRFTFCKDEETLKAAVERMKEKLKRK, encoded by the exons ATGCAGAGTCAATGTCCGTGGACGCCTTGCAAAATGCCCACGCCACTGAGCTTTAAACCCTTGACATTCTcaaccttttcattttcaaatcaaCTGCTTCTCCACAAAAAAAGCATTGCCTCTATTAGCTCTACAAGCAGAGGAATCGTTTCTTACCCTTCTCTCATGGCCTCCTCACCTTCCGTTTCCACGACACAGAAGGATGCCTTTTCCACTCAAAACGACTCAACGCGGAAGACCCAACAGCCATTACAA GTTGCAAAGCGTTTGGAGAAGTTCAAAACCACAATCTTCACACAGATGAGTTCGCTTGCCATCAAATATGGAGCAATAAATCTTGGCCAAGGTTTTCCCAACTTTGATGGTCCCGAATTTGTCAAAGAAGCTGCCATCCAAGCTATTAAAGACGGAAAGAACCAATATGCTCGTGGATACGGGGTTCCAGATCTCAACTCTGCCATTGCTGAGCGATTCAAGAAAGATACCGGGCTTGTGGTGGACCCTGATAAAGAAATTACTGTTACATCTGGGTGCACTGAAGCGATAGCTGCTACTATGCTAGGCTTGATAAATCCTGGTGATGAAGTTATCGTCTTTGCTCCTTTCTATGATTCATATGAAGCCACATTATCAATGGCTGGTGCCAAGATAAAGGGCATCACATTGTGCCCACCAGCCTTTTCTGTTCCCATTGACGAGCTTAAATCAGCCATCACAAAGAATACTCGTGCAATTCTCATCAACACTCCACATAATCCAACTGGAAAGATGTTTACTAGGGAGGAGCTTAGTACTATTGCATCACTTTGCATTGAGAATGATGTACTAGTTTTCACTGATGAAGTTTATGATAAATTGGCTTTCGAAACAGATCACATTTCTATGGCCTCTCTTCCAGGAATGTATGAACGGACTGTGACTTTGAATTCCTTAGGGAAGACATTCTCCTTGACAGGGTGGAAAATTGGCTGGGCAATAGCGCCACCTCACTTGACATGGGGAGTGCGGCAGGCACACTCTTTCCTTACTTTTGCTACCTCCACTCCTATGCAGTGGGCGGCTGCGGTTGCTCTCAGAGCCCCAGAATCCTACTATGTTGAGTTAAAGAGGGATTACATGGCAAAGAAGGAAATCTTGGTTGAGGGGTTGAAGGCTGTTGGTTTCAAAGTATTTCCATCAAGTGGGACTTACTTTGTCGTTGTTGATCACACCCCTTTCGGCCTGGAAAATGATATTGCATTTTGTGAGTATCTGATCAAGGAAGTCGGGGTGGTAGCAATCCCAACAAGTGTATTTTACTTGAACCCGGAAGATGGAAAGAATTTGGTGAGATTCACCTTCTGCAAAGATGAAGAAACTCTGAAGGCTGCAGTCGAGAGGATGAAGGAGAAGCTGAAGAGAAAATGA